TCACCGGTGGCGCGGTGCGGCTGACCGCTTCGGGACTGGGCTGCCCGGAATGGCCGCTGTGCACCCCGGACTCCCTGACCACCACGCCGGAAATGGGTGTCCACGGGATCATCGAGTTCGGCAACCGCCTGCTGACCTTCGTGCTGGCCGCCATCGCCTTTGCCATGGTGTTCAGCGTCTGGAGCGCCCGCGCCGAGCGCCGTGACCTGTTCCGGCTCTCCATCGTCCTGCTTGCCGGCATTCCCGCTCAGGCGCTGCTGGGCGGCATCACTGTGTGGACGGGCCTGAACCCCTGGATCGTGGGCGGGCACTTCATCCTGTCGATGTTCCTCATTGTGCTGGCCACCGTGCTGGTCAACCGCGCCTGGCTGACCCCGGCCCAGCTGGCCGGCACCAACGGACCGCTGGCCACCCGCACGCTGCGTCCGCTGCTTGGCGCACTGGGTGTCCTCTCGGCGCTGGCCGTGGTGCTCGGCGTCGTCGTCACCGGTTCCGGACCCCACGCCGGGGACCACGGCGCGGCGCGCAACGGGCTGGATCCGGACCTGATGACCCGCATCCATGTGGTGCCCGTGTACATGCTCGTGTTTGCCCTCGCCGTAGCCCTCTACCTGGTGTTCCGGCATGCCGCTGACGGCCGGCTGCGCCGTTCGCTGCTGCTGCTGACCGCCGTCGTGCTGGCCCAGGCCGTCATTGGCTACGCGCAGCACTTCCTGCACCTGCCGATCGTGCTCGTGGGACTGCACATGCTCGGCGCGTCGCTGCTCACCGCTGCGGCCGCACACGTGGTCTTCACCGGCTTCTCCCGCCAGGTTCCGGGGAAGGATGCCGGTGCTGCTTCCGGCACCGCTGCCCCGGTCCGCTCAGGAGCCGCCGCTTCCGAGACGGACGTCCGCCGGTAGGCCGCCGGCTCACGCCGCCGCACTGGGGCGGGCGCTGCCTCAGCGCCACACCATGGGCCGGATTCCTTCGGGAGTCCGGCCCATGGTGCTTTTATCCTGTGCTGCTTTGCCTGCCGGCTGCAGCGGAACATCTTTCCCGCCCGACACGCCGCGTTCACCTCAGGCCGCACCACTTCTGCTGCCGCTCCGGGAGTCTGCTGCCGTTCGGGAATTCTGCTGCCGCTCCGCAGTACCAGCCCAAAATGGCAGGGATATCCCAGCGTGGCAGCGGAAGTGGCGCTAGATCGCGGGAGCCCGCGGCCCGTTGGTGCATCTATCGTGCAGATCGCGGGCTCTCCCACATTCCTTAGTGCAGATAACGGGACCAAAACCCCTGTTTTGGACGTTTTTACCCCCTGATCTGTACGAAGGATCTGGCCAAGGCCCCTGAACTGCACGAAGGATAGCGCACACAAAAAAGAACCCCGCACGCAAAAAAGGACCGGAGTTTCCTCCGGTCCTTCAAGGTTCCGCGGCCCGTCGATGAAATGTCCGCCGGGCCCCTGTAACCCGAACCCGCGGGCTAGAGCAGCGGGCCGCCCACAAACGGATCGACGGCCAGGGCCAGGAACAGGATCGTCAGGTAGCTGATCGAGCCGTGGAAGACCTTCATGGCGGTCTTGTCGGTGATCTCCCCGCGCTGCGCCCGGTTGTGCAGGCGATGGGTTTCGGCAAGGAACCACACACCGCTGAGCACGGCGGCCAGGGTGTAGACCCAGCCGGCGCCGCCCACGGGAACCAGCAGCAGCGAGCAGGCCACGGTGGCGTAGGCGTAGAGCACAACCTGCACCGAAACCAGCTTGGCGCCGGCCACCGCGCCGAGCATCGGCACGCTGGCGTTGCGGTAGTCCTCGCCGTACTTCATGGACAGCGGCCAGTAATGCGGCGGCGTCCACAGGAAGATGATCATGAAGAGGATGAACGCCGGCCATTCCACCCGGTTCGTGACGGCGGCCCAGGCGATCAGCACCGGCATGCAGCCGGCGGCGCCGCCCCAGACAATGTTCTGGGTGGTGCGGCGCTTGAGGATCAGGGTGTACAGCACGACGTAAAGCAGGATGGCGCCCACGCCCAGCAGCCCGGTGAGCGGGTTGGCACCGAACCACAGCAGGGCGATGGAAACAACGCCCAGGATCCAGGCGAAGACCAGGGCCTCCCGCGGAGACACTTCCCCGGTGACCAGCGGACGACTCTTGGTCCGCTTCATCAGCTTGTCCATGTCGCGGTCGATGTAGCAGTTGAAGGCACCGGCACTGCCGGCCGCAAGGGCTCCGCCCACCATGGTGGCGACAACGAGCCACAGGCCCGGCAGCCCCCGCTCAGCGAAGATCATGGTCGGCAGGGTGGTCACCAGCAGCAGTTCGATGACGCGCGGCTTGGTCAGAGCCACATAAGCCCGGAGCTTACGGCCTGCCGTCATCTTGCCGGTGTACACCGGAAGGTCGGCGGGGGCTTGCTGCGTTGTCACGGGGCGATCACATCATCCAATCTGGGCCGGAAAAGTCCACCATCATCATAGCCTCTATCGGCTGTAGAAAACGAAGCCCTGCACTGCCGCGCCTGCACGGGGTCCGGACAAGGTCCGGACAGGGCCTGCACAAGCGCACCAACACGGCGGAAGTCCCGCTGAAGGAAACGATACGCCCATAGGTCCTGCCCACGGGATAAGGTTGGAGCGGACCTTTCCCGCGGCGGGTAAATTGCCGCTGGGCAGCACCATGCAGGACAAACATGCCACACCCCGGTATGGATTCTTCGGATCCGACTGTTGTGGTGGTTAAGAACCGTATGCACTGGAAGAACCAGCGCGTTCAGGAGTCTCCGGCGTTTGACGCGCCGGTCATCTGTAGTAGAGAGGGGCCCGGTAAACGTGCCACATATGGAAGAGCAAGAACTGATCTGGACAGACCTGGACCGGAAGGCCGTGGACACCGTTCGCGTTCTGGCCGCCGACGCCGTCGAAAAGGTCGGCAACGGACATCCGGGAACAGCCATGAGCCTGGCACCGGCAGCCTACCTGCTGTTCCAGAAGCTGATGCGCCATGATCCGTCAGATCCCCAGTGGACCGGCCGGGACCGCTTCGTCCTCTCCCCCGGGCACACCTCGCTCACGCTCTACATCCAGCTCTTCCTCTCCGGCTACGGGCTGGAGATCGAAGACCTGGAGTCGCTGCGCACCTGGGGCTCCAAGACCCCCGGCCACCCGGAGTACCGCCACACCGACGGCGTGGAGATCACCACCGGCCCGCTCGGCCAGGGCCTGGCCTCTTCCGTGGGCTTCGCGTTCGCCCAGCGCCGCCTGCGCGGCCTGCTCGACGCCGACGCGCCGCAGGGCGAGAGCCCGTTCGACCACACCGTCTGGGTCATTGCCTCCGACGGCGACCTCCAGGAGGGCGTCACCTCCGAGGCCTCCTCGCTGGCCGGCCACCAGGAGCTGGGCAACCTCGTGGTGATCTACGACGAGAACCACATCTCCATTGAAGATGACACCGACATCGCCTTCACCGAAGACGTCCTCAAGCGCTACGAAGCCTACGGCTGGCACACGCAGCGCGTGGACTGGACCAAGACCGGCGAGTACGTCGAGGACGTCAACGAGCTTTACTCGGCACTCCTCGCTGCCAAGGCCGAGACCAGCAAGCCCTCCATCATTTCGCTGCGGACCATCATTGGCTGGCCGGCACCGAACAAGCAGAACACCGGAAAGATCCACGGTTCCGCGCTGGGCAAGGACGAAGTTGCCGCCCTGAAGGAAGTTATGGGCTTTGACCCGGACAAGTCCTTCGACGTGGATCCCAAGGTCCTGGAGCACACCCGCCGGGCCGTGTCCCGCGGCGCCGAGGAGCACAGCGAGTGGAACAAGGGCTTCGAGGCGTGGAAGGCGGCAAACGCCGACGGCGCCGCCCTCCTGGAGCGCATCAGCAACGGCACGCTTCCGGCGGGCTGGGAAAAGGCGCTGCCGGAGTTTGATGCCGGCAAGGACATGTCCACCCGCGCCGCTTCCGGCAAGGTCCTCTCCGCCATTGGCCCGGTGCTTCCCGAGCTGTGGGGCGGTTCCGCCGACCTGGCCGAATCCAACAACACCACCATCGAAGGCTCCCCGTCCTTCATCCCGGCGTCAAAGCAGACCAGCACCTGGTCCGGCAGCCCGTACGGACGGGTGCTGCACTTCGGCATCCGCGAGCACGCTGCGGCATCGATCGTCAACGGCATCGTCATGCACAGCGGCACCCGCGCGTTCTCCGGCACGTTCCTGATCTTCAGCGACTACCAGCGTCCCGCCATCCGCCTCGGCGCCCTGATGGGTGTTCCGGCCATCTATGTGTGGACGCATGACTCGATCGGCCTGGGCGAGGACGGCCCCACCCACCAGCCGGTGGAGCAGCTGGCCTCGCTGCGCGCCATTCCGGGCCTGGACGTTGTCCGTCCCGGCGACGCCAATGAAGTTGCCGTGGCCTGGAAGACGATCCTGGAGAACACCGAAAACCCCGCCGGCATCGTGCTGACCCGCCAGAACATCCCCACGTACGAGCGCGGCGACGGCGCAGCCACGGCCGAGACCTTCGCTTCCGCCGAGGGCGTCTCCCGCGGCGGTTACGTCCTGGCGGAGGCTGTCCGGGACGGTTCCGTGGTGACCCCTGACGTCATCCTCATCGGCACCGGCTCCGAGGTCCAGCTCGCCGTCGAGGCCCGCGAGGCCCTGGCAGCCGAGGGCATCGCCGCCCGCGTGGTCTCGATGCCCAGCGTTGAGTGGTTCAACAAGCAGGACGCGCAGTACCGCGAATCCGTCCTGCCGAAGAACATCAAGGCACGCGTGTCGGTGGAAGCCGGAATCGCCCAGGGCTGGCGCGAGCTGGTCGGCGACGCCGGCCGCAGCATTTCCCTCGAGCACTTCGGCGCCTCGGCGGACTACAAGACCCTTTACCGCGAGTTCGGCATCACCGCCGAGGCCGTTGCGGAAGCCGCCCGGGATTCCCTGGCTGCTGCCCACGGCTCGGACACTCCTCCGGCCGGCACCTCTGCCGCGCCGTCGGGCGGAGAATCCACCGAAACCGGCGACCAGAAGTAATTCCAGCAACAAGGAGACAATTCATGACTTCCACTCCCACCGCGCAGCTTTCCGAAGCCGGCGTATCCATTTGGCTGGACGACCTGTCCCGCGAACGCATCGTCTCGGGGTCCCTCAAGAACCTCATCGACAGCAAGAACGTTGTCGGCGTCACCACCAACCCGAGCATCTTCGCTGCCGCGCTGGCCAACGGCGAATCCTACGCCGCCCAGGTGCAGCAGCTCTCCCGCTCCGGCGCCGACGTTGACAAGGCCGTCTTCGAAATCACCACCGACGACGTCATCCAGGCATGCGACGTCTTCGCCCCCGTGGCCGAAGCCACCTCCGGCGTTGACGGCCGCGTTTCCATCGAGGTTGACCCCCGCCTCTCGCGGGACACCGAAGGCACCATCAAGGAAGCCCGCGAGCTGTTCGACAAGGTCGGCCGCTACAACGTGCTGATCAAGATTCCGGCCACCAAGGAGGGCCTCCCGGCGATCTCCGCCACGCTGGCCGCCGGC
This genomic interval from Arthrobacter sp. zg-Y820 contains the following:
- a CDS encoding COX15/CtaA family protein; translated protein: MSSASPGSSPAVPQAGSPDASSPAASPAAGKTVRTLAVATLVANIAIVVTGGAVRLTASGLGCPEWPLCTPDSLTTTPEMGVHGIIEFGNRLLTFVLAAIAFAMVFSVWSARAERRDLFRLSIVLLAGIPAQALLGGITVWTGLNPWIVGGHFILSMFLIVLATVLVNRAWLTPAQLAGTNGPLATRTLRPLLGALGVLSALAVVLGVVVTGSGPHAGDHGAARNGLDPDLMTRIHVVPVYMLVFALAVALYLVFRHAADGRLRRSLLLLTAVVLAQAVIGYAQHFLHLPIVLVGLHMLGASLLTAAAAHVVFTGFSRQVPGKDAGAASGTAAPVRSGAAASETDVRR
- a CDS encoding heme o synthase — encoded protein: MTAGRKLRAYVALTKPRVIELLLVTTLPTMIFAERGLPGLWLVVATMVGGALAAGSAGAFNCYIDRDMDKLMKRTKSRPLVTGEVSPREALVFAWILGVVSIALLWFGANPLTGLLGVGAILLYVVLYTLILKRRTTQNIVWGGAAGCMPVLIAWAAVTNRVEWPAFILFMIIFLWTPPHYWPLSMKYGEDYRNASVPMLGAVAGAKLVSVQVVLYAYATVACSLLLVPVGGAGWVYTLAAVLSGVWFLAETHRLHNRAQRGEITDKTAMKVFHGSISYLTILFLALAVDPFVGGPLL
- the tkt gene encoding transketolase produces the protein MEEQELIWTDLDRKAVDTVRVLAADAVEKVGNGHPGTAMSLAPAAYLLFQKLMRHDPSDPQWTGRDRFVLSPGHTSLTLYIQLFLSGYGLEIEDLESLRTWGSKTPGHPEYRHTDGVEITTGPLGQGLASSVGFAFAQRRLRGLLDADAPQGESPFDHTVWVIASDGDLQEGVTSEASSLAGHQELGNLVVIYDENHISIEDDTDIAFTEDVLKRYEAYGWHTQRVDWTKTGEYVEDVNELYSALLAAKAETSKPSIISLRTIIGWPAPNKQNTGKIHGSALGKDEVAALKEVMGFDPDKSFDVDPKVLEHTRRAVSRGAEEHSEWNKGFEAWKAANADGAALLERISNGTLPAGWEKALPEFDAGKDMSTRAASGKVLSAIGPVLPELWGGSADLAESNNTTIEGSPSFIPASKQTSTWSGSPYGRVLHFGIREHAAASIVNGIVMHSGTRAFSGTFLIFSDYQRPAIRLGALMGVPAIYVWTHDSIGLGEDGPTHQPVEQLASLRAIPGLDVVRPGDANEVAVAWKTILENTENPAGIVLTRQNIPTYERGDGAATAETFASAEGVSRGGYVLAEAVRDGSVVTPDVILIGTGSEVQLAVEAREALAAEGIAARVVSMPSVEWFNKQDAQYRESVLPKNIKARVSVEAGIAQGWRELVGDAGRSISLEHFGASADYKTLYREFGITAEAVAEAARDSLAAAHGSDTPPAGTSAAPSGGESTETGDQK